Within Halopelagius longus, the genomic segment GCCGCCGCGGGCGCAGTTGACGAGGTAGCCGCCGCCCATCAGTTCGAGTTCGTCCGTCGAGATGAGGTCCTCCGTCTCCGGCGTAAGCGGCGTGTGGACCGTCAGGAACTCGGCGCGTTCGAGACACTCCTCGAACTCGACGAGTTCGGCGCCGAGGCGTTCGGCGCGCTCTTGGCCGATGTAGGGGTCGTACGCGACGAGGTCCATGCCGAGGCCGTCGAGGCGCTTTGCGACCTCTTGGCCGACGCGGCCGAGGCCGACGATGCCGAGCGTCTTCCCGTTGAGTTCCGTCCCGAGGTAGTCGCCCTTCGCCCACTCGCCGTCCTTCAGGCGGGCGTGCGCCTGCGGGATGGAGCGCGCGGCGGCGAACGCCATCGCGACGGTGTGCTCGGAGGCGGCCCGAACGTTCCCTTCGGGGGCGTTGGCGACGATGACGCCGTGGTCCGTCGCGGCGTCGATGTCGATGTTGTCCACGCCGATGCCGGCGCGTCCGACGATGACGAGGTTCGGTGCGGCCTCGAACACCGCCTCGTCTACCTCCGTCCCGGAACGGACGACCAGCGCGTTCGCGTCCGAGACTGCTTCTAAGAGTGCGTCGCCCTCTGCGTCGTAGTCGGTCACGACCTCGTGGCCCGCTTCGCGGAGTCGCTCTAACCCCGCGTCGGCTATCGGGTCCGTGACGAGAACCTTCATGCGCGTATGTTCCTTGGACTCCGGATAAGGGTTTCTTCGACGGCTGATATGGCTAATAGTGGTTCGTTATCGCATATCACGGGCGTTCTCGTCTCGCTCCCGTCCGCCCCCGACGGCCGCCTCACCCCGGCGGAATCGGCTTCGGCGCGGATGGATGGTTTCAAACCGTCCGCGAGTGACGGTCGGATATGCGACTCATCGCCTTCGACTTCGACGGAACGCTCTCGGACTCGGAGATGACCGTGCTCCTCGGCAAGCGCAAGAACGTGGCCGAGGAGATGGCCGACATCACCGAACGGGCCATGAACGACGAGATATCCTACGCGCAGAGTCTCCGCAAGCGCGCCTCCCTGTTGGAGGGCCTCGAAATCGAGGACGCGGAGGCGGCGTACGACGAAGTTACCCTCCGCCCCGGCGCGGCGGACCTCATCGCCCGCCTCCGGGACGCCGGTCACCACGTCGCCATCCTCACCGGCGGCTTCGAACGCGGCGTCGAACGCGCCTTACAGAAGGAGGGCGTCGAGGTGGACTCCATCGTCGCCAACCGACTCCCCGTCGAACGCGACCGCCTCACCGGCGAGGTGGAGGGGTCCCTCATCGAGGGGACGAAGGACGAAGCGCTGGAATCGCTCGCGGACGAACTCGGCGTGAAACTCTCCCACTCGGTCGCCGTCGGCGACGGCGCGAACGACCTCCCGATGCTCGAAGTCGCCGGCCTCGCCGTCGGCTTCGAACCCAAGCCGGCCGTCGAACCCGCCTGCGACGACGTCGTCTCCTCGATGTACGAACTCGGCGACCTGTTGGCCGAACGCGCCATCGTGCGGAAGTCGGAGTAACCCCTCCGTCTCCGTCGGCCATCGCCTGGCACCGCCGTCGGCTACCGTGCCGACCCTCGTCGGTTCTCTCTCTGTCGCTTCGCCCGTTTTCTCTCGCTTCTCTCCCGCTTCACCTTTCTCTCCGCTGATTCTCCCGTTCGGCGACCGGAGCCGCCGCCGCCTCGATACCGCGGAAGCGGCGCTCCTTCGAACGAAAAACCGGTTTATCGATGGCGGATTCGGACGCGTCCGTGCTTCTCAACCCCGATATTCGGGAAGATACTGCTAAGTCTCGAACCGAGAATGTGGTGCCGGATAACATGGCTTCGGAACTTGCTGCGTTGGACCCGAAAGAGCTGATACTGGTCGTGATAGCGTTCGTCGGACTCGTTCCCGTGTTGCTGTTGAGTTCGTCGCGCTCGAAACTGTTCACCGGCGGATACCTCCTGCTCTGCGTCGGTGCCGTGGTGACGAACCTCGAAGCGGTGGTTCTCGGCGACGTCCTGAACGTCGTCGAACACGCCGTCGGCATCGCCGGCGCGGGCGTCGTCTTCTTCGTCGCCGCGTACACGCGCCGCCGCCGCGTCCTCGCGGAGGGGGAGTGACCCGTGGTCGAACTCGTCGCGTTCTTCGACGTCGTCGGGACGCTGGCGTTCCTCGGTGCCGTCGTCGTCAGCCTGAAGGCGTACAGCGAGACGGACGCGGAGGCCGGGTTCTGGCTCAACTTCGCGTTAGCGTCGCTTCTGGGATTCCTCTGGACGGGCGTCGTCGCCGCGGAGCATCTCGGCGTCACCCTCGGCGGCGACGTCCTCGACGTGGCCAGCGTCTCGCTTCTGACTGCGACGACGGCCGTCTTCTCCGTCGGCGCGACGGGCACCTACGCCGTCGTCGAGGACATGAAAGAGTCGCGGGCGCGCGAGGCCGTCTCGCGGGAGGAAGCCGAACTGCTCACCCGGTCGCTCGAATCGAAGGCCGCCGAGTTCGGTCGCGTCATGGAGGACGCCGCCGCCGGTAACCTGACCGCGCGGATGGACGACGGCGGCGACAGCGAGGCCATGTCGCGCATCGCCGACGGGTTCAACGCGATGATGGTCGAACTCGAACGGACCGTCGTCGAGATTCAGTCGTTCGGGTCGGACGTGGCGAGTTCGACCGCCGAAATCGACGCCAGCACGGAGGAGGTCAAGACGGCGAGCGAGGAGGTGAGCACGGCGATGACGAACGTCTCGACGGAGAGCGACCGCCAGCACGACAACCTGACGGAGGCGGCCGACGAGATGAGCACCCTCTCTGCGACGGTGGAGGAGGTAGCGGCCTCCGCGACGGACGTCGCCCGGACGTCCGGCGAAGCGGCGTCTCTGGGCACGTCCGGGCGGGCGTCGGCGGAGGCGGCCCTCGACGAGATGGGTCACATCCAACGCGAGACCGAACGGACGGTCGGCGAGGTGGAAGGCCTCCACGCCGAACTGACCGAAATCGTCTCCATCGTGGACCTCATCACCGAGATAGCCGAACGGACGAACCTGCTGGCGCTGAACGCCTCCATCGAGGCGGCGCGCGCCGGCGAGGCGGGCAAGGGGTTCGCCGTCGTCGCGGGCGAGATAAAGACGCTCGCGGGCGAGGCGGGCGACGCCACCGGTCGCATCGAGTCGCTCATCGGCGAGATTCAATCGTCGGCCGCCGACACGGTCGACGACATGCACGCGGTCGGAGAGCGCGTCGATTCGGGGACGGAGACCGTCGCGGCGGCCCTGACCGACCTCGACGAGATAGCGGACCGAGTCGAAGACGTCAACGAGAGCATCCAGGAGGTAGACCGCGCGACGACCGAACAGGCCACCTCCACCGAGGAGATTCTGCGGATGGTCGACGAGGCGAACCGGTCGGGCGAACGGACCAGCGAGGAGGTCGCCAGCGTCTCGGCCGCCTCCGAGGAACAGACCGCCTCGATGTCGGAAGTCTCCCACAACATCAACGGCCTCGCCACCGCGGCGACGGAACTGAGCGGTCTGCTCGACCGGTTCGAGGTGTCCGCCGACGGGACCGTCGCCGGTTCGGCGGCCGACGCCTCGGCGGCCTCCGCCGGGACCCATCCCGCCCGCGCGACGGACGGCGGCGTCCCGCGGACGAAGTAATCGGTCGCTCCGAAGCCATCCTCCGGGCGGTTCTCGCCGTCCGTTCCCGTTTTCGTCCGTCTCGATGCCGACGTACCGACGGCTACTCGTTCGAGCGGCGTCGAAAAAAGCGGCGTTCGCGCCGAATCGCTCGAACCCGCGTTTCCGAGTTCGCGCCGGCCTCGGCTACCGGGTCGGCGCGCGTCGGGCGCGGGGAGAGATTACGTCCGCAGGAGATTGACGAGCGTGTTCAGCGGAGACTGTGCGGCCGTCCCGAGCGTCGGACCGCGACGGGGCGACCCCGAGGGAGTCCGTCGGTCGCCGGGGACGCCGTCCGTCCCGTCGCGCGTCGCGGCGGTTCGCGTCCATCCGCGGAGACTGCTGCCCAGGAAGTTTCGGTCTTTCTTCGGTCCTCTCATAGTGATTCTTCCTAGGGGCCGGACGCATTAATATGTTGCACTTCTGATATATTGTCATCAACGTTCGAGGAGGATACTGATAGAACATCGACTATCAGGGTCGATGAGCGCGGTTTTCGCGTCGCGCCGTCCCGACGGTTCGGGAGGACCCGACGGCCGAGTGAGGCGAGGGGCGACTACCGGTTCAGCGTGTGAATCGCCTGTCCCTCGGCGTTCTCTGCGGCTTCCATGACCGCCTCCGAGAGCGTCGGGTGGGTGTGGATGGTGCTCGCGACGTCTTCGAGCGTCGCGCCCATCTCGATGGCGAGGGCGACTTCCGCGATGAGTTCGGAGGCTTCCGGGCCGACTATCTGCGCGCCGAGGACGAACCCGCTCTCCTCCTCGGCGACGATGCGGACGAACCCGTCCGTGTGGCCCGTCGTCAACGCGCGACCGGAGGCGTTGAACGGCATCTGGCCGACGGCCGTCTCGAAGCCCTGCGCTTCGGCTTCCGCCTGCGTCATCCCCACCGTCCCTATCTCGGGGTCGGTGAAGACGGCGGCGGGGACGGCTTGGGCGTCGTAGGCGACGGGTTCGCCGGCGATGTGCTCGGCGGCGACGATGCCCTGCTTGGACCCGACGTGCGCGAGCATCGGCCCCCTGTCGGCCACGTCGCCGACGGCGTAGATGTCGTCCACGGAGGTTCGCATCCGGTCGTCCACCTCGATGAAGCCGTTATCGGTCAGTTCGAGGCCCGCGTTCTCGATATCGAGCGTCTCCGTGAGGGGGTTTCGCCCGACTGCGACGAGTACCTTGTCGGCGTCGTACGACGACTCCTCGCCGTCCTCCGTCTCCGTCGTGACGACGATGCCGTCGCCCTCCTCGCGCCAGTCGCTCGCCGCCTCGCCGAACTCGAAGTCGATGCCGAGCGATTCGGCCTGCTTCTTGACGACGCGGGAGACGTCGTCCTCGTATCCGGGGAGCACGTCGTCCAGCATCTCGACCACCGTCACGTCCGCGCCGAGTTTGGCGAACGTCGTCGACAGTTCCATCCCGATGTAGCCCGCGCCGACGACGAGGAGTCTGTCCGGCACGGTGTCGGTGTCGAGTGCGTGCGTCGAGGACCACACCGGGTCGTCGTCGAACTCGAAGTTGGGTATCTGGATGGGTCGAGAGCCGGTGGCGACGATGCAGTGTTGGAAGTCGATGGACTCCGAACCCTGCCCCTCGCCGCCGTGGGCGACGCGGACGCTCCCGTCGTCTTTGAACCGCGCCTCGCCCTCGATGAGGTTGACGCCGTTGGCCTTGCAGAGTTTCTCGACGCCGCCGGTGAGGGTGTCCACCACGTCGTCCTTCCAGTTGACCATCTGTGAGACGTCCACCGCCGGGTCGGCGTGGATGCCCATCTCCTCGGCGTTGCCCGCCTCGTGGGCGAGGTCAGCGCCCGTGATGAGCGCTTTCGAGGGGATGCAGCCCCGGTTGAGGCAGACGCCGCCGTAGGCGTCCTTCTCGACCAGCGTCACGTCCAAGTCGCGTTGTGCGGCGCGGATGGCGGCGACGTACCCGCCCGGCCCCGCGCCGATGACCAGTACCTCCGTTCCGGTTGAGATGTCTCCGACGACCATTTATTCGAGCAAGAGGAGTTTGGGGTTCGACAGGTACTCTTTGACCTTGTTCGTGAACCGTGCGGCGATGGCGCCGTCCACCACGCGGTGATCGAACGACAGCGACAGCGTAAGCACCTTCCGCGGGACGATGTCGCCGTCCACCACGCGCGGTTTCTCCTTTATCTCGCCGAGTGCGAGGATGCCCACCTCGGGGTAGTTGATGATGGGCGTCGCGTACTCGCCGCCGACGACGCCGACGTTCGTGATGGTGAACGTGCCGCCCTGCATCTCCGCGGGGGAAATCTTCCGCGAACGGGCCTTCTCGACCAACTCGTTCGTCTCCCGTGCCAAATCGAGCAGTCCCTTCCCGTCGGCGCCGTGGACGACGGGCACGAGGAGTCCGGCGTCCGTCGCCGTCGCCACGCCGACGTTGTACTCGTCGCGGAGCACTATCTCCTCGTTCTCCTCGTCGAGTTGGGCGTTCATGTACGGGAACTGCTTCAACGCCGCGACGACGGCCTTCGTCACGAACGGCATGTACGTGAGTTTCACGTCGCGTTCGGCGGCCAACGGCTTGTACTCCTCGCGGAGTTCGACCAGTTCCGTCACGTCCACCTCGTCGTGGTGGGTGACGTGCGGCGCGGTGTACTTCGAGCGCTGCATCTGGTCGCCGATGGCCTTCCGGACGCCCTTGTAGGGGACTCGCTCGCCCGCGGCGGGGCCCGACTCCGTCGAGGGTTCGACGGTCTGTGCGGGCACGTCGGCCGCTTCGGTCGATTCGGCCGCCTCCCCCGCGCCTTCCTCGGCGGCGAGAGAGCGAGCGTCAGCCGTCTGTGCGGCCTGTTGAACTTCGGCGTACTGGCGCACGTCCGCCTCGGTGACGAACGGTTCGCCGTCGCGTTCCTCGGTGGCGGGTACGTCGTCGATGTCGACGCCCTCCTCCTCGGCGATACGGCGCGTCGCGGGCGCGGCCAGCGTCTTCTCGCGTTCGGCGGCCTTGGGGGCCCCCGCCGACCCCGCGGACTCGGCGGCCTGTCCGTCTCCGCTGTCGCCCGCTTTCGACACCGCGGACTTGCCGCTGAAGGAGACGTTGCGCGGACCGGCGCTCTCGGATTCGTCGCCGTCGCCGCCTTCCTCGGCGGCGTTCCGCACGTCCGTCTCGGTGATGCGTCCGCTCGGACCCGACCCCTCGACGGCCGAGAGGTCGACGCCGAGTTCCCGCGCGAGGCGGCGGACGCTCGGCGGCGCGAAGACGCGCCCGGACGGCGACTCCGTCTCGGCGGGCGGCGTCTCCTCTTCGGATCCTTCGGCTGCGTCGGATTCGTCGCTCTCCGCTTCCGGTTCCGTCTCTACTCCCTCGTCACCTTCACCCTCTACCTCGAAGGTGATGATGACGTCGCCGACGGGGACCATCTCGCCCTCCTCGGCGCGGAGTTCCTTCACCGTCCCGTTGTACGGGGAGGGAACGTCCACGAGGGCCTTGTCCGTCTCCACCTCGGCGACGACTTGGTCCTCGGTGACCGTATCGCCCGGGGAGACGTGCCACGTGACGAGTTCGCCCTCGGCGACGCCTTCGCCGACGTCCGGCAGTTTGAATTCCTTGACACCCATCGTTCAGAACTCAACCGCGTTCCGGATACCTTCTTCGACCCGAGTTACCGACGGCAGGTAGTAGTCCTCTAAGGCGTACAGGGGGTACGGAACGTCGTACCCCGTGATGCGCTCGACGGGGGCCTCCTGATACAGGAGCGCTTCCTCCTGTAGCGTCGCGGTGATCTCCGCGCCGATGCCCGCCGTCTTCGGGGCTTCGTGGACCACCGCCGCGCGGCCCGTCTTCTCGAACGACTCGACGAGGGTCGCTTTGTCCATCGGGTCCACCGTCCGAAGGTCCACGACTTCGGCGTCGATTCCCTCCTCGGCGAGGTTCTCCGCCGCCTCCATCGTCGGGCGCGTCATCGCGCCGTAGCAGTAGACGGAGATGTCCTCCCCTTCGCGTCGGACCGCCGCCTCGCCGATGGGCACCTCGTAGTCGTCCTCGGGCACGTCGCCGCGGAACGCGCGGTAGATGAGTTTCGGTTCGAGGAAGACGACGGGGTCGGGGTCGCGAATCGAGGCGATGAGCAGTCCCTTCGCGTCGTACGGCGTCGAAGGTACGACCACCTTCAGGCCCGCCTCGTGGGCGTAGAACGCCTCCTTCGACTCGGAGTGGTGTTCGGGCGCGCGGATGCCGCCGCCGTACGGCGCGCGGACGACCATCGGGCAGGTGAACCGGCCGCGACTCCGAGTGCGGATGCGCGCGGCGTGACTCACGAGTTGGTCGAAGGCGGGGTACATGAAGCCGGAGAACTGCATCTCCGGAACCGGCTTCATCCCCATCGCGGCCATGCCGATGGCGGTGCCGACGATGCCCGACTCGGCCAACGGCGTGTCGATGACTCTGTCGCCGCCGAACTCGTCGAACAGGCCCTCCGTCGCGCGGAAGACGCCGCCGTTCTTCCCGACGTCCTCGCCCATGACGATAACGTCGTCGTCCTGCTTCATCTCCGTGTAGAGAGCGTCCTGTACCGCCTGCACGAGCGTCAAACTCTGGGTCTGTTGGGTCTGGTTTTGGCTCATCCTGTCACTCCCGAAGGAACGCTTCGGCTCCGTGTTTCTCGTACAACGCCTCGAACTCGGCCATCTGCTCGCGGAGTTCCGGCGGCAACTCCTCGTAGAGGTGCGTGAACATCTCCTCTGGTTCGGGTCGCAGTTCCGACTCCGCCTCCTCGATGGCCGTCGCCACTCGCTCCTCGGTCCACGACTCGATGGACTCGACTGCCTCGTCGTCGAGGCGGCCCGTCTCCCGGAGGAACCGTTCGAGTCGCGGGA encodes:
- the serB gene encoding phosphoserine phosphatase SerB — encoded protein: MRLIAFDFDGTLSDSEMTVLLGKRKNVAEEMADITERAMNDEISYAQSLRKRASLLEGLEIEDAEAAYDEVTLRPGAADLIARLRDAGHHVAILTGGFERGVERALQKEGVEVDSIVANRLPVERDRLTGEVEGSLIEGTKDEALESLADELGVKLSHSVAVGDGANDLPMLEVAGLAVGFEPKPAVEPACDDVVSSMYELGDLLAERAIVRKSE
- a CDS encoding dihydrolipoamide acetyltransferase family protein, which encodes MGVKEFKLPDVGEGVAEGELVTWHVSPGDTVTEDQVVAEVETDKALVDVPSPYNGTVKELRAEEGEMVPVGDVIITFEVEGEGDEGVETEPEAESDESDAAEGSEEETPPAETESPSGRVFAPPSVRRLARELGVDLSAVEGSGPSGRITETDVRNAAEEGGDGDESESAGPRNVSFSGKSAVSKAGDSGDGQAAESAGSAGAPKAAEREKTLAAPATRRIAEEEGVDIDDVPATEERDGEPFVTEADVRQYAEVQQAAQTADARSLAAEEGAGEAAESTEAADVPAQTVEPSTESGPAAGERVPYKGVRKAIGDQMQRSKYTAPHVTHHDEVDVTELVELREEYKPLAAERDVKLTYMPFVTKAVVAALKQFPYMNAQLDEENEEIVLRDEYNVGVATATDAGLLVPVVHGADGKGLLDLARETNELVEKARSRKISPAEMQGGTFTITNVGVVGGEYATPIINYPEVGILALGEIKEKPRVVDGDIVPRKVLTLSLSFDHRVVDGAIAARFTNKVKEYLSNPKLLLLE
- the lpdA gene encoding dihydrolipoyl dehydrogenase produces the protein MVVGDISTGTEVLVIGAGPGGYVAAIRAAQRDLDVTLVEKDAYGGVCLNRGCIPSKALITGADLAHEAGNAEEMGIHADPAVDVSQMVNWKDDVVDTLTGGVEKLCKANGVNLIEGEARFKDDGSVRVAHGGEGQGSESIDFQHCIVATGSRPIQIPNFEFDDDPVWSSTHALDTDTVPDRLLVVGAGYIGMELSTTFAKLGADVTVVEMLDDVLPGYEDDVSRVVKKQAESLGIDFEFGEAASDWREEGDGIVVTTETEDGEESSYDADKVLVAVGRNPLTETLDIENAGLELTDNGFIEVDDRMRTSVDDIYAVGDVADRGPMLAHVGSKQGIVAAEHIAGEPVAYDAQAVPAAVFTDPEIGTVGMTQAEAEAQGFETAVGQMPFNASGRALTTGHTDGFVRIVAEEESGFVLGAQIVGPEASELIAEVALAIEMGATLEDVASTIHTHPTLSEAVMEAAENAEGQAIHTLNR
- a CDS encoding methyl-accepting chemotaxis protein, whose product is MVELVAFFDVVGTLAFLGAVVVSLKAYSETDAEAGFWLNFALASLLGFLWTGVVAAEHLGVTLGGDVLDVASVSLLTATTAVFSVGATGTYAVVEDMKESRAREAVSREEAELLTRSLESKAAEFGRVMEDAAAGNLTARMDDGGDSEAMSRIADGFNAMMVELERTVVEIQSFGSDVASSTAEIDASTEEVKTASEEVSTAMTNVSTESDRQHDNLTEAADEMSTLSATVEEVAASATDVARTSGEAASLGTSGRASAEAALDEMGHIQRETERTVGEVEGLHAELTEIVSIVDLITEIAERTNLLALNASIEAARAGEAGKGFAVVAGEIKTLAGEAGDATGRIESLIGEIQSSAADTVDDMHAVGERVDSGTETVAAALTDLDEIADRVEDVNESIQEVDRATTEQATSTEEILRMVDEANRSGERTSEEVASVSAASEEQTASMSEVSHNINGLATAATELSGLLDRFEVSADGTVAGSAADASAASAGTHPARATDGGVPRTK
- a CDS encoding alpha-ketoacid dehydrogenase subunit beta encodes the protein MSQNQTQQTQSLTLVQAVQDALYTEMKQDDDVIVMGEDVGKNGGVFRATEGLFDEFGGDRVIDTPLAESGIVGTAIGMAAMGMKPVPEMQFSGFMYPAFDQLVSHAARIRTRSRGRFTCPMVVRAPYGGGIRAPEHHSESKEAFYAHEAGLKVVVPSTPYDAKGLLIASIRDPDPVVFLEPKLIYRAFRGDVPEDDYEVPIGEAAVRREGEDISVYCYGAMTRPTMEAAENLAEEGIDAEVVDLRTVDPMDKATLVESFEKTGRAAVVHEAPKTAGIGAEITATLQEEALLYQEAPVERITGYDVPYPLYALEDYYLPSVTRVEEGIRNAVEF